TTTCTCAAGTAATCTGTTCAGTTCAGCCGGTTCGTGTTCCTCGATTTCCAAAACTATGCTCTTTCCTTCGCACCACGTCTTCCACACACTTAGCCAAAACGACGTACTTTTGCTGGTGTTGACATTTTTTGCACCATTTCGCAGTTCTTCTATTGTATCGTCAGTGGCCGGAGTAAACCTTTCTTGATTTAAtgcagccatttttttctccctcgagaaaacatttttttaaagtttccgCAGAAAATTTACGTCATCATTTTACGTGATACcattggcttacaaaatttCCTATTGTCTTTCAGCCAATtataatccagaattttgatgtgtaatttgcactggtgttacactttttgcaccggtgttacactttttgcactggtgttacacttgaactgcactgctctcagccaatcagaatcgagtaattttttcatgtatactattaatatatatatatatatataagcaagttaagaaggtctctcgagccaacagcgcatcattgccccccaggaggatcacaaatggattcacagtccaagcctcggcgaaatgtaattaattaatgaagtttgaaaggaccaaggacggacaacccctggaagccattttcattgggagaaaaactttttatgccctgagcgggatttgaacccacgtccccctgattaccggttgggtgtgatcaccactacactatcagagcaaccatgctggctacatggccaatctggatagtgaatgggaattacgtggtcatcccgggccccAGTTtatctccaactagatgacgctggatcaacgagaacgatgattcacaggcggacgagagagaagaggacaatttgtaagcaagttaagaaggtctctcgagccaacagcgcatcattgccccccaggaggatcacaaatggattcacagtccaagcctcggcgaaatgtaattaattaatgaagtttgaaaggaccaaggacggacaacccctggaagcCATTTTCATTgagagaaaaactttttatgccctgagcgggatttgaacccacgtccccctgattaccggttgggtgtgatcaccactacactatcagagcaaccatgctggctacatggccaatctggatagtgaatgggaattacgtggtcatcccgggccccAGTTtatctccaactagatgacgctggatcaacgagaacgatgattcacaggcggacgagagagaagaggacaatttgtaagcaagttaagaaggtctctcgagccaacagtgCATCAttgccccccaggaggatcacaaatggattcacagtccaagcctcggcgaaatgtaattaattaatgaagtttgaaaggaccaaggacggacaacccctggaagcCATTTTcatcttccaatgaaaatggcttccaggggttgtccgtccttggtcctttcaaacttcattaattaattacatttcgccgaggcttggactgtgaatccatttgtgatcctcctggggggcaatgatgcgctgttggctcgagagaccttcttaacttgcttacaaattgtcctcttctctctcgtccgcctgtgaatcatcgttctcgttgatccagcgtcatctagttggagataAACTggggcccgggatgaccacgtaattcccattcactatccagattggccatgtagccagcatggttgctctgatagtgtagtggtgatcacacccaaccggtaatcagggggacgtgggttcaaatcccgctcagggcataaaaagtttttcttccaatgaaaatggcttccaggggttgtccgtccttggtcctttcaaacttcatatatatattatatatatatatatatatgtatatatataatccTTGTCGCGCCTAGGTGGCACATAAGGCTGAGACCAGAGATTTCGATTGCTCCCTGTCCATTGCTGCCTTCTCAAGTTCTTTCCATGTCTTCCctgttgttttcatttctgCCTCTATCGTCCTCCTCCAAGTTTCTCGTGGAAGACCTCTCTTCCTTCTTCCACTATCCGGTGTCCACCTTAATGCAGTTCGTGTTATACTATCTCGGTCTTTCCTGATAACATGCCCAAGCCACCTCCATCTTCTTTGCGTTATTACCGTGGGGATGTCTGCTGGCCTGTCCTTTGATATAATTCCTTGTTTGTGATCTTCTGGGGCCAGTATATCCTGCATATCTTTCTCGGGCAAGAAGTGTGGAAACTGATAGTCGTCGCTTCTATTAAAGCAAAATTCATTTCCACGGTCCACTTAGTTCTTGCGCGGTGTTCTACAGCACTCGTTTGTCCGTCTTCTGAACTTTATGTATTTGGTTGGTTACGAGCGTGTTGCGCTAGTTGTTGACGTGGTATATTGATCATTGTAGATGTTATTCAAGATCAATACTAAGATTGCGAGTACACGCATTATTTAAGCGTCAAAATTGATGTTTCAGCAGGAGCAAGAGAACTTGCGTCCTCGCGCTTTCATGCTCACCTacgctttattattattattattattattattattattattattattattattattaaaaagaatatTACTAGAGATAATACGCACTTTACTAATCCATGCAtgattattatttgttattaagTTCTGACAGTAACGTAAATTTTTCTGGAAGCGATCTTCCTCTTATCTAGGTAAGATACAGAGCAGCAGAGCAGTATATACGGAGCAGCCATTCCTCCAACTCGAGCACAAAGTGACGAAAAACCCACTGCGATGGTTCTGTAAAGAATCAAGCATTAACGAGGACAGTGAAAATAATGCacaaaataaagttaaaaaagaTGTGAAAATCCAAGATATTAACTTCACGGTTAATTTTAGTTTATTGAAAAAtctacagggcccggttgttcgaaagccgagtaacttaatccaggattagcgtaaaatTTGGTTtgcctttttaaattttgggtGAAAGCTTCATTTTGTTATTTTCGGTTTTCAAGCTTGACTtcgtctaatgtaaaattttgccaaatatcagcgtacAACAATTGGGAGTagaaaaataaactccttggttaatttttaatctgggattagcgttaatcggctttcgaacaaccggttCCTGATTCTTACCTGATCACTGTTGGATAAAGTTCAGCGGTGTGGATGCATATCTGATAATAGGCGGCAGAGATTGTAAACTTGCTGATCAAAGCCAGAGCCATCAGGAGGGCAATGTGTTCTTCTTGTTTTCCTTGGTCAAAAGAAAATTATGTCATCATACATGTCTTTCTTAGCGCACAGAGTTAAACAAAAGCGGCTACTTATTTAGTTCACCGTATGGAGAGCTCTTTTTCAATGGTCCATTTACGAGTTCTGTTTGCCTTAAAAACGAGACTTGGTGCGAATTTCACATCATAAACGGAAATGAGGTTAATTCTATGAAGATACTTCACTCAATTTGATTTGAAAGATTTCGCTGGCAAACTCGTTTCGAAACGGAGGGAGCCAGTCATTATGTGCTTGTCAGTATTAGGATGCGTTCgactgaccctattccggaataaaaaTACGCAGAGTGatgattcaaaacggtatgtttggcgttttgaagcaacaaggataataaaaatatgtttaaaatagaattttagcaggtgtttcaTAATTTTAATgggaatctccgtaaaaacggaGTAATGTTTaataagtaatgtttaaaaaactcgcagcagtgttttatcgggtttaaaaacacgagccGTAGCCCTTAATGATtggcttaaggtgattcccttgttttgcaccgcgcatctcatactgcgcataacattgcgacttcggagatgaTGGCATTTCACGCTGGCCATCTAAAGAGAGGCAACAATgtccgcttttgctgttcaagagcttccAAGTACAATCATGATAATTCTTCTTAGTTAAGGTGCTGtttttggaactcgccccagtcctttccCGGAAAAAGATCACTTTGAAGCTGAAATTTCTTCTTTGCCACccatttatcatcgtgttgcgaagaaacgagcacagtgacaccccccctcccccccccaatTTTTAATGGTTTCATATCCTCGTAATAGGCACACAGAAAACATATGTTaagacatattttaaggagaaagaaaaaaagttggatggtagaagttgtagtatttacatataaatgacgtgaaactgcatttggagacCGACACCAAGTGCAACGTGATGAGtgtaaacaagagaaaatgaggggacaaagagggaggctcaaggcgttggccgggatatgttatgtccacgaaagttatttttagacgagcggaagtctttgttctagcggaagtctgccTTCTGAGATGTCCGcgtgcagtcttgcctcgctttcaggttcttagtgaaaagagaaaatgatggcgcacgtggaaggctgatgaatatatattttctttcaaacatcggaccgaggttggactgcatgcggacgtctaggaaaacttccgctcgtctaaaaataactttcgtggacatgacatatcccaagcgctggaccgggagcctccttctctgtcccctcattttctcttggtgtaAACAATACCAGCCACTAGATTTAAACTTTTTTGTTGAAACAGTCACTGATCAAAATTTCCCACCTCATCCTGTTGTTCTCTTGATCTTCTGTGCACCTTTTCCCTCACACCTGAatcatcattttcatcaaaCAAGTGAATAGCTGTTCCATCAGCCATAATAATCCTGTCACACTCAAGGCGCCCTCCCTCAGCGGGTCGTGGTAGCTGAACGGCAGTTCCTTCTCCAATGCTGTTGCCATTATCAGATCCTCTGCTACTGTTACTACCTTTTACTGATAGTTTCTGCATGATGAGGTTTCGTATCATCTGTATGCACTGGGCGATCTCTAGAACCCACAGGAACCGGTGCTGTGACAAAATTTAATGCAATGTAATACAATCTTAGCATTAAAATCTCTGCACTGCTACAGTAAAACCACCTAAAAGTATTAAAGAATTATTTTAAAAGGTTTTTAAAGGTGCAAAGTAAACAGTGGCAAACTGAGAcctaccaagagaaaatgaggggacagagagggaggctcggGGCGTTAGCCGGGATacgtcatgtccacgaaagttatttttagacgagcggaagtctgtcttccgagacgttcgcacacagtcttgcctcgctcttaggttcttagtgaaaagagaaaatggcgacgCACGTGGAAGTGTGATGAATATTTATAAtcattcaaacatcagaccgaggttggcctgcatgcggacgtctcggaagaccgACTTCCGCTAGTAAAaaaacttccgctcgtctaaaaataactttcgtggacatgacatatcccaagggctggaccgggagcctccctctctgtcccctcattttctcttggaccTACCTGccatcttggacaaaactcgttgggaaaatgtggcACTCTGATTTGTCAGAGATTaagattaaattcttcctacttccccacccccccaaaaaacggccaaaggcttgcacagtgCACAGTCTTTTGCCTCATTATTACAACAATGgtaaaaagggggggggggggggggataaatACATTGAGAAAACATTAAGTGATGGAGAAAATCTGACTTCTGCTTGCATTCAgatctaacaaaaacaaaagtttgtcTTCATAAAAAGTCATACTGTAAAATCCCAGTTACTATATTAAATTTTAGGTTTGACTCAAGTTCCTGTCATTCTGTTTGACTGTCAGTCACATTACGGAGCTTACGTGTAAGCACACAATGACATTGCAGAGTCACAGACGGCAACTGGATgttagctgttttcctttttaacttgtcttggcACTACTACATTCACaatgctaagtatcttttcacaatTAGAGACGAGTAGTTAAAAAACCTGAGAGAGACCACAGTTGTCTGTCCTTGCGTGAAAAATGATCACTTCTGGTATCCGTCCATGCCTCAAAACATcccatgcttaagctcccaattGACAGTTGAATATAAAAAATCATTAACTTTACTAGATCTATGATGATTCAAATTACACTAAACAAAGTTTCAattcaacacaaaaacaaaaaaaaaatgtttttttgtcatTGTGAACATTTCTTTATACCAAAAGTCTTGAATTTACCCATTCACGCCTAAAGCGCTCCCAATTGgagagtaaaattgtctggtgttagccAGGGTAAAATCTGCAAGTCTTACTCTCAGGTAGGGAAGAGTTACAGCTTGGTTTAGATTAGCTTTGTTGAGTTCCATCTCACATGAGGTGCCAGTGTCACACAAAAGAGCACGCTCCATGACAGTGCCCTTCCCTACCCCTGTGAGATTAAATTTGACCGATTGTTACCTGTACGTGTAAgtcataatttgaaaaatgaactCTGAAGTTTGATTTTCAGTTCTCCTTTTTCTATTGCAATGCAACTACCTTAATCCTTCTTTGGGTGCATTACATCATTAAACAATACTATTGTTACACGAAATTGCATCTCTGCGATTCTTTGTGAATGGTTCATGGGTTCCTCAGTGTCCAAACTATTTTTACGACCAAGGGGTTGCAAGACAGCGTCTATCAGAAAATTtcgaatttaatttaataattattattaaaagactCGGGGTGTTGGCAACATTTCTGACAGTGTAAAATGCAGTTTTACTTGACTACATCatagtttaacccattgactgctgggagtgagacttaccaGATTTTAAtctgtacaatacaatacaatacatacttaattgaccgctcctcataggggcttttcaaggccaatgaaacacaatgaaacgacggaacagaacaagaaCAACTGTGGAACAATAACTTGAACCAAGTAAGAAGAATGACAAGTCATTAAATCAGGATGATGATCTTAGTATGAATTGTGTAAGGGATAGCATCTTACATTCATCTAACTTAAGCCCTAACTTCCCTACTTTACCAAAAATGAGgggatttaaaattgcttcTCTTAATATCTGTAGCCTAGCTTGCCATCATGACGAATTGCGTGTTTTCATGTAAGATAAAACAGACAAAACAATTGACATACTTGGATTGAACAAAACGAAATTGGATAAAACAATTCCCGATAGCCAGGTACTAGACAATGAGTGATACGATATACTCCGCCGCGATAGGAATAGAAATGGTGGTGGTGTAGCTTTGTACATTAAACAATCCTTGAATTATGTAAACAGACAAGACTTCTCCTCTCACGAAGATTTAGAAATTTTGACggttgaaattaaaaagccCAAGTCCAGGCCATTCCTGCTGACAACTTGGTATAGACCTCCAGACTCGAAggttgaaatttttgaaaaatttgaatCCTACACGCTAAAACTTGATAAAGAAGATAAGGAGAGTATGATTGTAGGTGATATTAACTGTAATCTATTACCGCAAACACCTGACCGCAATGCTGAACACTTAAAGTTTATTACTGAAACGTACCAATACATTCAATTGATAGATCAGCCAACGAGAATCCCTACTACTACCAGAACACAAATCGATCACATAttcactaacaaaccagataTCATAACAAATCATGGGGTCTTACATGTTGGTATTTCTGACCACAGTCTTATCTACATGTATGCTATTCATAAACATAATACGCCCAAAACTGATCCAAAGGTAATTGAATCTCGAcaatttaaacattttgatAGTGATGCCTTCATTGATGACATAAAAGAGACACCTTTCCATCTTGGTTCTCTTTTGGATGACCCAAACGAAATGTGGTTAGTTTGGAAATCTCTGTTTCTGGAAATTGTGAATAAACATGCCCcgataaggaaaagaaaagtgaaaagcAAATCTTCACCGCGGATATCATCCGAGCTGAGGCAGCAGATGAGAAAGCGTGATTTTCTAAAAAAGCAAGCAGTCAAGCTGAGTTCTCATCAAATGTGGAATGATTATAAAAAGGCATGAAATGACGTAAACGCTAGTATTAGGGAAGCCAGGACTAACTTATTTAATGAGAGCATTAAGAAGCATAGCGGTAATCTTAAAGAAACTTGGAAGGTAATAAATAGATCCCTGGGACGCAATTGTAAAGTAACAGTTATAAATGAATTCAAACTTGTTTATGAGGGCAAAGATTTTACAGAAAAGCAAGATATAGCTGAGCAAATGAATAACCACTTTTGTTCCCTAGGTAGTAAACTGGCATCTGGTATTCCAGACACTGCTTTTCAACCAGAGGActatttaaggacgtttgcgccaattgctactgcgcatccttacagcgcacgcaaattcacatgccacgtcatccATCGAGCGCGCGccctaagtactaaaatgaacaatgatagggcagatggccattgctatagctttgcttggatttaacgatcttggatgttcggtgacacctacttttcttttcagaaacagattttatttacaattatctccacattgtccaaaaatgaacaaaaaatcaatgtgggaagttaaaaaaaatccaagatttctgtcctcgggacatggaatcctgccattttgcggctgcaaggcgcactaaactatggtcgctaaatgcaaacttgttttttaaggaacctcaacagttaactaaattcacttgatgggaccacttaaacaaagtttggtcgagaacctttcacttcaaagatgtaattgcaatatttttgggcttacagacactgtggccttattcgctaaagatgccggattttttcagatttagggttcttttccgggcaagttctctccaaaacgaagtccgtgatcccccatttttttacatttctgacatcaataactcatcatctttcaatggtaaaatttgcagaaaaaaatcaatgttagaaaattttcgcgcgaacgtccttaaatagagctgactcaaatttttattttcgccCTGTAAGTGAAGGGTACATTCACAGCCTGATCACTAAACTCAAACCCTCGATAAGTTGCGGATTGGATAATATTTCTAGCAGACTTCTAAAGCTTTGTAGTCCATACATCTCAAATTCTATATGTGATATTATAAATCAAGTGttggagactggaatatttcctgatgattggaaaaaggcaaaagtacatcctatttttaagtccgatgaaagaaatattccaaGCATTTATAGACCGATTTCTATTCTACCTGCCATATCAAAAATTATAGAGAGGGTCATGCATACTCAGCTGTTAGAGTATTTCCAAGCAGGAAATCTTTTGACAGACTCTCAATCTGGATTTAGACCAAATCATTCAACCTGTACAGCTTTGATAAGTGCAGTAAACCTTTGGCTTACCAATATGGATGCTGGTAAACTTAATGGTAGTGTCTTtatagatttaaagaaagcctttggcACTGTAGACCATAACATCTTACTACGTAAACTTTCTTGTAACGGTGTCACTGGTGTCAGAATGAGCGACTCGCTCTGGGAGTTACACGATAAACGACGCCATGTTGCTAGTGCCGACCTCGGCGATCACACGGCAAAACCTGCCAATAAGGCCGCAAAGACGGCCGAGAATGACCCAGCTGACCTTGTTTCGTCGGCTGTTAAGAACCTCTTAGATTCCGAGGAAAGCGGAAATACTGAGGGCGAGCTATCCAGCCAGGAATCGTTGCTAGACAGCCTTGCAAAGtcgccaacctcgttcccagggtttctcttctctgcctcctaaTGTCGTTGTCAACGACAttaggaggcagagaagagaaaccctgggaacgaggttgcaaagTCGCTCGATTCACAAGAGCGGACGTCTGACCGAATGAGCATTCGTCTAGGATGATGCTTCGTTCATACACGATTTCCCTAGCAGATGTTGTTATGATCGGTCATAGGCAGACCACTtctgtcgttgttgttgttgttatcaatcTGTAGAAGGATAAATACATTACGGCGGTtgaataaagtttgaaagcaaataactCAATGTaagatcaaacaaagtgtcaaCCAAGTCCTGTGTCATTTGTCTTTGGTCCTTACGAGCTGTTTTAGGCGTCATTTTGCGAGATCTTTTCTCGACCACCAGTTAaagagtcaagaaaattgacTAGGCAGGCAACACCGAGCCGCCGGCCAGTGACCTCGTCTTGTTCAAGCGggaactgacgccaaaccaAGTCCTTTTGGGCAAGTTTGTACTTGCCCGAATTTTCCCAATATCCTTTTCAGTTTTCATGGATGCTCCCTCAAATAACTCGTGATCAGTCACGTGCCTTGCTTAACCAATCAGCAAGCACAAATTGAATTTCCCGCACTTTTGACACTAAGAATCTTGGCGCGTAACTCATAATTTACTTTCCTTCGTCGAGTATCCCAGGTAAGTTGGTTTGTAGCAATATTTGATATAAACGGTTTTAGAAATCACGAAAACTGGAGCAATTTCATTCAACTCGGATCCGGTAGAACTCTCCCGATTTTAGTTAGGCATATTGCAAGGCAGGCTACCGTAGATTGCCGTAATCGGCATCGACTGAGCTGCGCGCCTCTTGCTCGATGCGGCCATATTAGGATTCACGATCGAAGAAATGTCCCCTTTCTTTTACATTTCAGCCCTCGATCTCTTAGATTTCGTTTCCTTGGCGGTATGTCGGAATGATAGTTTGAATTTAAGTGCGGCAATTGTTTTTTCTGCGGAAAATTGTCGACAcaaagtgaagatgttaaaggcTGTACGAGTGCGTCATGTGTTACTTTTACACAGATAGCAATCAAGTTGGTTTTTTTGTTCCAAATCGTTGAGGGATTTTTCATGTAGTTGCCACGATCTCAAATATCTGTATTTTCCCCATTTTTGATCCATTTCTGCGCCTTAAAGAATTTCTTCGCGGGAACCATCGTCGCCTTTCCCGCCATTTTAACCAAGTTCAAAGCATCTAGAACGCGATCTCATGTGGTGGCTTGTATTTTGCGTTTCTGTGAACAATATCATTATCTTGTCATTTTAAAAGCGCTGGTTGGTGATGCCGTGTAATGAAAGAGGTCGATCGGTTGTCCTAGAATAGTACATTGTCATCCTTGCTTCATTTACGAATGGTGGGAACTCGGTGTGAACAAGTTTGATCATCCAAAGGACCAGTGACTGCTATGAGCTTTTAAGCTTGAATATTATGAAGAAGCCTTAATCAAAGAGAATCTAGTTGGTGTTGTGTTGATTTCATCACCTCAGTGTCCCAGAGAGAAGCCACCACCTTTTAATATGTAGTTGATTCTGTCTGACTGCTCCCAAGATGGATATTGTTTGCACTCGATAAGATAAAATCCATTATTTTTACGATCTCGCGTGGAGGGATAATCCTCTACACCTTCACCTTAAAGAGTGGCTTTTGGGTTTTTTGGCTAATGGTTAGCAATACGGAACGCCCCTTCAGGAATAAAGATTTACTTGATTGCGAATCACAAAAACCAGttctagatttaaaacattAATAGAAAAAGTAATTGAACAAAAAATCGTGCTTTCGGTTTCACTGATAATGTATCTGATATAAAGTTCCTGTCCAACCTGACCCTCTGGCCTGTATATTCTTTCTACCATTTGCTAATTACATTTATAATTCCCTGTTTTTAGGTAAATCCTTAGGCTATCAAGAACAGtttcatcaagttttcttttcTGGCTCAAAATGTTCGAAGCAAAGCTTACACAGGGAAGTCTCCTCAAAAAGATCCTTGACGCCATCAAAGACTTAGTTCCCAGTGCAAACTGGGAATGTTCTAGTACTGGTATTTCTGTTCAGGCTATGGACAGCAGTCACGTTAGCTTGGTGTCAATCTCATTAAGCAGTGAAGGGTTTGATCCATTCAGATGCGACAGGAACATAATCCTTGGCATGGAGACCGCTTCATTGTCGAAAATTCTAAAATGTGCAAGTAATGACGACAGCATTACTGTCAGAGCAGAGGAATCCACTGACAcagtttcctttatttttgaAAGCCCTAGTAAGTAATATATTACCCTTAAACTCTATTTTCCATGAGCTTTGACCAACACTCTGTCACAGCTCTGCATTAGACATGGCCAGCCAGATTTAGTTCCTGATACCTAATCCCAGTAT
The Montipora capricornis isolate CH-2021 chromosome 10, ASM3666992v2, whole genome shotgun sequence genome window above contains:
- the LOC138019998 gene encoding uncharacterized protein — its product is MLWSTVPKAFFKSIKTLPLSLPASILHRFLWVLEIAQCIQMIRNLIMQKLSVKGSNSSRGSDNGNSIGEGTAVQLPRPAEGGRLECDRIIMADGTAIHLFDENDDSGVREKVHRRSREQQDEFCTCALAYGKLLRLS